Proteins encoded by one window of Spirochaeta lutea:
- the cas5c gene encoding type I-C CRISPR-associated protein Cas5c yields the protein MEHFYQTFCLEVEGEFACFTRPEMKVERVSYDVITPSAARGIFESILWKPSLSWQIKKIEVLNPIRWTSIRRNEVGSYMSHRSDGVYIEDSRQQRAGLLLRDVRYRIHAELRFNPDKGESRQDENPGKYNAMFERRAKKGQCFNQPYLGCREFSCRFTLIETTNKDEPQPIPEDKDLGFMLYDMQFPKPDDKDQEIHPAFYRPRMKQGVIEVPDWTSEEVYR from the coding sequence TTGGAACATTTTTATCAAACATTCTGTCTTGAGGTGGAAGGAGAATTTGCATGTTTTACCAGACCAGAAATGAAGGTAGAACGGGTGAGTTATGATGTCATCACGCCCTCAGCAGCCCGCGGAATTTTCGAGTCAATTCTATGGAAACCCTCTTTGAGTTGGCAAATAAAAAAGATTGAGGTCTTGAATCCTATTCGATGGACATCTATTCGCCGAAACGAAGTCGGTTCCTACATGAGTCATCGATCAGACGGAGTTTACATTGAAGACAGTAGGCAGCAGCGAGCCGGGCTTTTATTACGTGATGTTCGTTACAGGATTCACGCTGAATTGCGGTTTAATCCGGACAAGGGTGAGAGCAGACAGGATGAAAATCCAGGCAAATATAATGCGATGTTTGAACGCCGAGCAAAAAAGGGCCAGTGTTTCAATCAACCTTACCTCGGCTGCCGGGAATTCAGCTGTCGATTCACGCTCATAGAAACCACAAATAAAGATGAGCCCCAACCAATCCCTGAAGACAAGGATCTGGGATTCATGCTCTACGATATGCAGTTTCCTAAGCCAGATGACAAGGACCAGGAAATTCACCCTGCCTTCTACCGCCCACGGATGAAACAAGGGGTAATCGAAGTCCCAGACTGGACTAGCGAGGAGGTGTATCGATGA
- the cas8c gene encoding type I-C CRISPR-associated protein Cas8c/Csd1, translating to MIIQALYEYYQRKASDPNNKIAPEGFEWKPIPFLIVLDSQGNLIRFEDTRQQEGKKKVAKPYLVPQGEKKSMGVKANLLWDSAEYVLGVNPRDRKDIEQRRQAFIEKQHHILDPFSDRPQVKAIFTFLENFEAVAYSQNTADEVWREILETNPNLTFRIQGDSGLTVSDNLRDVLTGLNIASDGDFRTGRCLVSGKQGLISRIHPSIKGVYGAQVAGAALISFQKNSGYDSYGKEQNYNAPVSKSVTFAYTTALNLLLAKGSRNRMQIGDASVVFWAQKRNTIFEQTFKTFFVQTRQESDDPDKDVSKVSNSLYSILTGIPPEECSSGFYILGLSPNAARISVRFWHAGTIQEFADNILQHFTDLELEGGNAEDSKLSLSYLLTSTVLDWKQDSIPPNLAGSTVRAILDNQPYPAPLLQQCIRRIRAEQKIYHIRAAILKAYLNRRNRSIHTNKEKEITVALDKDNTNVGYRLGRLFAALEKIQEDASEGRKLNSTIRERYYSSASSSPVTAFPQLLKLKNHHLAKIDKPAYKIAHEKRLAEIMGELPTSIPAHMNIEDQARFAIGYYHQRQDFFKKSVDKEGEDNE from the coding sequence ATGATTATCCAAGCCCTCTATGAGTATTACCAACGGAAAGCGTCGGATCCCAATAATAAAATAGCTCCAGAAGGATTTGAGTGGAAACCAATACCGTTTCTCATAGTACTTGATAGCCAGGGAAATTTAATCCGCTTTGAAGACACAAGGCAACAGGAAGGAAAGAAAAAGGTTGCTAAACCGTATCTGGTACCCCAGGGTGAAAAAAAGTCTATGGGTGTCAAAGCAAATCTGCTCTGGGATTCGGCTGAGTACGTGCTTGGTGTGAATCCACGAGACCGGAAGGATATAGAGCAGCGACGGCAGGCATTTATTGAAAAACAGCACCATATTCTGGATCCATTTTCCGACCGACCGCAGGTTAAAGCAATCTTCACCTTTCTGGAAAATTTTGAAGCGGTAGCGTATTCGCAAAACACCGCTGACGAGGTGTGGAGGGAGATTCTCGAAACAAATCCCAACCTCACCTTCAGAATTCAGGGCGATTCCGGACTGACCGTTTCTGACAACCTCAGAGATGTCTTGACAGGACTGAACATCGCATCTGATGGAGATTTTAGGACAGGAAGATGTTTGGTAAGCGGTAAACAGGGCCTGATAAGCAGGATTCACCCCTCAATTAAAGGGGTGTACGGGGCACAGGTTGCAGGCGCTGCATTGATTTCATTCCAGAAAAATAGCGGTTATGACTCCTATGGGAAGGAACAGAATTATAACGCGCCGGTCAGTAAATCCGTAACGTTTGCCTACACCACAGCATTGAACCTTCTTCTAGCTAAAGGTTCTCGGAATCGAATGCAGATTGGTGATGCATCGGTCGTATTCTGGGCTCAAAAAAGAAATACGATTTTTGAACAAACTTTTAAAACTTTTTTTGTGCAGACGAGGCAAGAGAGTGATGATCCAGATAAAGATGTGAGCAAGGTATCTAATTCTCTATACTCAATTCTCACTGGAATACCGCCGGAGGAATGTTCCAGCGGATTTTATATTCTCGGACTTTCGCCAAATGCTGCACGTATTTCTGTGCGGTTTTGGCATGCTGGCACCATACAGGAATTTGCAGACAATATTCTGCAACATTTTACTGACCTTGAATTGGAGGGGGGGAACGCCGAAGACTCAAAGCTCTCACTGTCATATCTACTGACTTCAACCGTACTGGACTGGAAACAAGATAGCATTCCTCCAAATCTTGCTGGTAGCACCGTACGTGCCATCCTTGATAACCAGCCATATCCAGCGCCGCTATTGCAGCAATGTATCCGGCGGATCCGGGCTGAACAAAAAATCTATCATATCCGAGCGGCGATACTTAAAGCCTACCTAAATAGAAGAAACCGAAGTATACACACAAATAAAGAAAAGGAGATCACAGTGGCACTAGACAAAGACAATACCAATGTCGGTTATCGACTTGGTCGGTTGTTCGCAGCCCTTGAAAAAATTCAGGAGGATGCGAGTGAGGGACGAAAACTCAACTCAACGATTCGGGAGCGGTACTATTCTTCAGCCAGTTCAAGCCCGGTTACGGCATTTCCCCAGCTGCTGAAATTGAAGAATCATCATCTTGCCAAGATTGATAAGCCTGCATATAAGATCGCTCACGAAAAGAGGCTTGCAGAAATCATGGGAGAATTACCGACATCAATACCGGCACACATGAATATCGAGGATCAAGCCAGATTCGCAATTGGCTACTATCATCAACGACAGGATTTTTTCAAGAAATCGGTAGATAAAGAAGGAGAAGACAATGAGTAA